From Rhododendron vialii isolate Sample 1 chromosome 7a, ASM3025357v1:
GTTGCCAGGGCCAGAAAAACCCAAGGCTTGATTCAATGGGCCAGAAAACCCAACGAATCGTTTGTTTGCTGTCAAGGGCCAGGAAAACCCAAGGCTGAACTTAGAGGGCCGGGaaacgtttgtttgatttttaatGCCCTAGATGAACTACGATTGGTCTAATTCCTGCAatggggtacgtaggcagcttaAATGCACGATCATTTGTTTGGAATGATTATACAGAGTTTTCGCTTAGAAATTTTGGAATTGAACAAATGGATTGTCTCTTTATCTTTGGCATTCACTCACATCACTAATTCAATTTATTATATTTCCAAGTTCCCCgtatctattttttgttttaacagCAAAGCCGCATCTGATTAAATCACTTTTAAAACTCTTTTAAAATCCCATAAATAAAGTAAAGATTAACCATTTTGGTTAGGTGGGGTGGGTGCCTAATACCTTCCCACCTGTAACTTAGCTCCCGAACCAAGATTCTCATTGGTAATGACAAACCGGCAGTCTCGAATTTTGTAAATTAATTTGGTTGTTTGGTTAACCTTAAAATCAAGTGGTGACCTAGTATTCCAGGATtgaagataaataaaaaataaaaaattctggTGCCCACacttaggcctgtcaatgggccggattcgatccggatccgacaaaTCCGAATCTGATCCGAATATGATAAGACTtgaatccgatagtggtaatccggatctgAATCTGAAAAATTCAGATCCGatctgaaaacttttttacttcaaaaattttagcaaaaaaaccTAGGCTTATGTACTATTTCAATCCCTATAAAAGATGATTGGTTTTTGTGTGGCCCATGATCCTTGGTCCGACCTCCTCCTCCGTTGGTTAGTTGGTTTCCTAGCCTTCTCACTCTAACTTGCACAATGAACACACGACTAAGAtctggccgggggttgcccggcaaggtccttcggcgagaggatgagaatgtgcagagagcAAAATAAGAGATTAGGGTTTTGGGATTGAGTAGTCTGTACCTCTTAGGGTTATCATCCTTCAATATTTATAGAATTtccttgacttgctctccaagtacgggCATGTGCTTCGCACGAGCTGGGTGATGTTGTAGTGACGTCACTGAGTAGATCTGGTAGCCGTTTTCGTGTGAGGCGGTGCCCCCATGTACGCTCATCATTATCCTTTGGTGTAACTGCTTCAGCACGTGGCGAGAAACGTGTCAACACAGCTAGCCGAGCCCCACACTTAGCTGAGCCTAGTGGGTCATGGGGAGGATTCAACGACTGAGCCGCTTACCCTGAAAGTGGCCGAATCTGATAGATTCTCTCCTTGAGTTGACCGTCGGGTGGACGCGACATCGTCTGCTTCCGAACCTTGGTTGTAGCCGAACTTGGAGTCTCGTATGGCCAACATTCTCAATCCAACCTCGGTCCCAGCCCACTTGGCAATAGGCTCGGATAATCAGGTTCGGTCTACTACAGTTTCATTTTCGTGCTTAGAGATTCTGTTTTGTCAATTTTGTCCTTGATACAAAAACTTTGGACCAATGTAATCCTTGCTGTCAACTAAGTGACGGAAAATgctgacctttttttttttttttttgatccgcggaAAATGCTGGCTTGGTTGGTGGTCTATGATGCAGGTTTGACATGGAGCCACCTGGCACCAAAAGTGCTACTTGGCATAGTAAAATGATATTCTATTGAACCAATTGAGGTTGGGGAAGGTTCGATAGGCTATCAAACAACACTTTTGCAGGCAACCTCAGTTTTTTCAATAATGGCAATCCAGATCGAACACATTCAAGGAGGCATTTTGGATTGTTACAAATCTTAAGAGTGGAAGAGAATCAAACAAACAATGGTAAATCGACTAACTCAACAACCTATAATCGTGAACTCATCTGCAAAAATTAGGTTGCGGTGGCAACTGGCAATGGTTGGGCCAATTTTCTGTTTTAAAACCTTTAGTCAACTTCTGCATTGTTATTAAATTGTCGAGCAGGCAGGGCAGGTGGCAAGCAGTGTATATTCATGCGCTTTTGTATgtatcaaaactcaaaaagtaaATCCACTTCTGCTCCCGTTTAGCTTCCGTTAAGCACTTCAGATTGTCCGTTAATTAACGGCAAGGATGACATTGGCCCATTTTTTAAGGACCAAGGAAGAAATTAACACAATAGAACTTATAAGGACGAAAAAGAAAGCAGCCATATTTTAAAGGGACCAAAATAGTAGTTCAAACGAAATACGAGATGTCTGTCTTCAACTGAAACCAAAGGAGCTAGTCCTACTAGAATTTACTATGCAAAGCGCCTTCTTAAAATCAAAAGTACTCTTTGATCCGTCCGGCTTCCCAAAGATGCACCGCTGCACCTCTTAAGGTGGGAGGCTGCCTTCTTAAATTCAACGTACTCGTTGCTTCCTACAGATGAACCACTGCACCTTTAAAAACGGGAAGCTCCCTTCTTAAAGTCAATGTCCTCGTTGATCCGTCTGGCTTCCTAAAGATGAACCGTTGCAGCACTGAAGGTGGCCTGAACACGAGAAGAATGGATTGACAAGGCAATATAGGCATTTATTCATCACTTTAAAATCGCCCAAAAAACATGAGAAGGGACAAAGCAATATAAGCATGAATTGACAACTCACATCTCTGAAGGTGGGAGCTTCCTAGAAGATGACCTGAACACGAGAAGCATGGATTGACAAATCAATATAAGCATTTATTCATCACTTTAAAATTGCCAAAAACATGAGAAGGGACAAAGCAATATAAGCATGAATTGACAACTCACAGCTCCTTCCTAAGCCAAACCCTGAAGGGCTGCAATAGATAAACAACAAATTCTTTATGACATATAAGTTGGTGAATTTCAGCATGAGCATGTGCTTATTAACTAAATTTAAGAGGAAGAGGTCAATCCAGGATGTCTAATCTGGACATGTATACGAGGGTAGAATACAAACCATGCCAGTGCCAACTATTGCAGAGTCTTTCCTCCATGGAACAGCTGGTGGGCTGAGACAGACTCTATCACCACTGGGAGGAAGCTAAGaatacaacaaaaacaaaacccgtAACCAAAACGAAACAAACAATCTTTCCTGGGTCAGATTAGGCTAAGGTAGTGCAAACTTCTACTTTTACCTGCTGTTACCACTTAAGGAATCATAGATCGGTACACATCAATACACAAGGCATGAGATTTTTAAAGTGTCTTGAACCTCCCATGCACAATCTATCgaacaaaaattttaaactaaaccAATATTACACATCTATCCAGACAGAGACatctacaaaaataaattcCGAAAAGCATGAGAATAAATAAATGACAAAACACTGTTTGAAGATTAAACCTAACTAACCAGTTTAATCCATATTGGTCAATGTACTTACTAATTCACCATAAGAAGCAAAAGATCAAAAAGAACCGCCGTATCCAAGAATGGATGGCTAAACCACAAAGTATTagttcaaaaaatattcatGACATTCACGAGGCTTATATTActgatttattaaaaaacaTTCGTGATTCATGACAGAAAGCACAACTTGAAAAAGGACACAATTACATGTCTCAAACTGATGACAGCAATCAATCATTAAAACGaagcaagaacaagaacaacaaAACAATCTAGCAACAAAAAAAGGCCTCCTTACGTCAACGTCATTGGACATCATTGAGAACCAAAGAAAGCATATCATGAAACATCCATACCTCAGCAGTAATGCGAGCATGCTTGGCAAACTGCTCCTCTCCAGCTTTTTCGTTGTCTGCACCACTTGGAACCAGCAACTCACTAACGTATTCCTCTTTGCTGGAATCCACCTATTcgaataaaaattcaaaagaaacaaacaacaTACCACGAAGTTAAAGACAAATTAAGATAGACCTTAAATCCCACAATCAACACCGTACAAAAACTCATGGAGCGTCCATCTTAAGGAGTTCGAGACAATctaaatcagagagagagagagagagagagagagagagagagagagagagagagagagagagagacccaatGCTCGGATATTCATATCAAAAAGTTAGATGTCATTGAATGTCACAAAGAATTTAACATTCAACTTTGGCCATAACTTATTTCCTAAAGTTGctattttttctgtttgttaCATCATCGAACAtttatttggtaccgtatctaTCGAGTAGGCTCCATGCAGCAGTGAGCACCAAGTGAAAATATGTGGTGTCATGACTCATGCAATTTGTTTAGTTGTATTACTGGAACTACGTGTGGTCTGACAATCACTTGCAAAAAAATGAGTATGTTGGCAGTTGTGGGAAATTAAAGATACAAAAGCTCTTTGAAAATTTGGAAGGGGAGGCAAGGGGTTCAAGTGCTGTCAGCTTTGCCCTCGCTATTGTGTGTGACGGAGTCTACATAGACCCGGATTTCTCTGTAAACAATCCTCCTCATCAAAAAACCTAACTAAGATAAAAACCTATAAGATGCTAAACACATGCATCTGATGATATCTCTCTCACATACTAAATGCTAATTTAGATGTTTTAGTCCAACTAAACAAGTGAAAGCAATCATCATTTCAAAATCATACTCAAAAATCGCATGACAAGTCCGCAGAGATATAAGTCAAAAATCAGAGATCGAAATCGTTGGACATGATCAGGAGAGCATGTCATAAAACTTTGATACCTCAGGAGTAAAGCGTGCAAGCTTGGTAACTTGCTCATCGCTGCCATATCCCTGTTCGCTGGAATCCATCTACTCAAATACAAttgcaaacaagaaaaaaattgattacaATATCTACATCAAGATTATTTAACACATTCTTTGTCCGATCCACGATCCGCCAAACGAAGCGTTAAAAattatacaatttttgcaagaaaaaaattaaaagttaataaggatttttaatttgtaaaaaaagtttgaatttttcttgaaaaaaattgcattatttttaatattACGTTTTGCCGACccgacaaagaatttgggacggagggaatagaaGGCTAGGGAGAAGATAAACTGTAATCAGACTCAAATATCCCCAAataaaagcaataaaaaggACCTAATCAGCTTAAGCACAATCCAGATCTGggggagagacagagagagagagagagaccagatGTTTGGAGCCACATTGGGTTACAGCCGCCATTTGGAGAGAGAGGTTGGTTTGCTTCTGTGAGACTGCCGTTCTTATCTAGGGTTGCGAATTTGGGAGACCCAAGAGAGTTTTTTTCCCTGATCAAGAACCTAATTTCACTTAttaactcacctaggcaattgttGATTAGGAAAAGATTCAGTGAATCTTTTAAACACACACCCAAACCTAAACTTCTGATGTGAGAGTCAGCCCAACTAACGCAGGCCCTAAAGCCTCGCTGCGGATCCAAAAAAGTGAGTGAGGCGTTTTGGAAACTTGTAGGCCACACTTTTCTTTTATATGTCAAAAGTACGTCAATGACAAGTAAAGATGAAATAAAGCAATGGGTAATTCACAAGAGAAGTCCAAAGATAC
This genomic window contains:
- the LOC131334418 gene encoding uncharacterized protein LOC131334418 isoform X1, yielding MAAVTQCGSKHLMDSSEQGYGSDEQVTKLARFTPEVDSSKEEYVSELLVPSGADNEKAGEEQFAKHARITAELPPSGDRVCLSPPAVPWRKDSAIVGTGMPFRVWLRKELSSSRKLPPSEMPPSVLQRFIFRKPDGSTRTLTLRRELPVFKGAVVHL
- the LOC131334418 gene encoding uncharacterized protein LOC131334418 isoform X2; its protein translation is MDSSEQGYGSDEQVTKLARFTPEVDSSKEEYVSELLVPSGADNEKAGEEQFAKHARITAELPPSGDRVCLSPPAVPWRKDSAIVGTGMPFRVWLRKELSSSRKLPPSEMPPSVLQRFIFRKPDGSTRTLTLRRELPVFKGAVVHL